A region from the Desulfocurvibacter africanus subsp. africanus DSM 2603 genome encodes:
- a CDS encoding discoidin domain-containing protein, which yields MAKHYAATSLTGGGSGALDKINGALLSDGDTARVTIKDTGRTWFFHLDAQSGLAESPPEIIAPDSGAEAKRWILSRLAVDASTLGTAAVNDMASSEEGRAGQASDKVMSPAASKAAFDSWVAGKTSLPRQAILTGKVADGLPAFLSVSGNDVQVLASEAEPLILSFAAGFEAQGGIDYFARLTDHRTIANSALARGVRNYVFAERDPDTGAVSCGVTDVPPEYNWKREGMDILTAHTTYAGAYGTISASSEHNATWPAWKAVDRLTNVSGTAWITVSGTTTGWLRYVLGTPKPLAGYKLCGRNSVLAANSEPKDWTVRVGADAVPDVLADTRSGQTAWTANEYRTFMLPAPLVCQSFELNIAANAGYTTYTQIDEFVPLFSEDFFDLNNYTMHGPDGSLRQRVYLGFADVSAAGVVTTARGYALGDLAVRNVNNGANLAANLRYVEENPFGAGAPVQVGVDIYVAGDWGDPHWNVYYEGGWSVRGVKASSFRQNILVVAGLSGLCLGGVYSGSPFTNGTSITSAPARIKCRRAF from the coding sequence ATGGCCAAGCATTACGCGGCAACGAGTCTGACCGGCGGCGGCTCCGGCGCCCTGGACAAGATCAACGGCGCGCTGCTGAGCGACGGCGACACGGCCCGCGTGACCATCAAGGATACGGGCCGGACCTGGTTCTTTCATCTGGACGCCCAGAGCGGCTTGGCCGAGTCGCCCCCGGAGATCATCGCGCCGGACTCGGGCGCCGAGGCCAAGCGCTGGATTCTGTCCAGGCTGGCTGTGGACGCCAGCACGCTGGGCACGGCCGCGGTCAACGACATGGCCAGCAGCGAGGAGGGCCGGGCCGGCCAGGCCTCGGACAAGGTCATGAGCCCGGCCGCGTCCAAGGCGGCCTTTGACTCCTGGGTGGCGGGCAAGACCAGCCTGCCGCGCCAGGCCATCCTGACCGGCAAGGTCGCGGACGGCCTGCCGGCCTTCCTGAGCGTGTCGGGCAACGACGTGCAGGTCCTGGCCAGCGAGGCCGAACCGCTCATCCTCAGCTTCGCGGCCGGCTTCGAGGCCCAGGGCGGCATCGACTATTTCGCCAGGCTCACGGACCACCGGACCATCGCCAACAGCGCCCTGGCCCGTGGCGTGCGCAACTACGTGTTCGCCGAGCGCGACCCGGACACGGGCGCGGTGAGCTGCGGCGTGACCGACGTGCCTCCGGAGTACAACTGGAAGCGGGAGGGCATGGACATCCTCACGGCGCACACGACCTATGCCGGCGCCTACGGGACCATCAGCGCGAGCAGCGAGCACAACGCGACCTGGCCGGCCTGGAAGGCCGTGGACCGGCTGACCAACGTCTCCGGCACGGCCTGGATTACGGTCAGCGGCACGACCACGGGCTGGCTGCGTTACGTGCTGGGCACACCCAAGCCCCTGGCGGGCTACAAGCTGTGCGGTCGCAACTCCGTGCTTGCCGCAAACTCCGAGCCCAAGGACTGGACCGTCAGGGTCGGCGCCGACGCCGTGCCGGACGTGCTGGCGGATACGCGCAGCGGCCAGACAGCCTGGACGGCCAACGAGTACCGGACCTTCATGCTGCCTGCGCCCCTGGTCTGCCAGTCCTTCGAACTGAACATTGCCGCCAACGCCGGCTACACGACCTACACCCAGATCGACGAGTTCGTGCCGCTGTTCAGCGAGGATTTCTTCGACCTGAACAACTACACCATGCACGGCCCGGACGGGAGCCTGCGCCAGCGCGTGTACCTGGGCTTTGCCGACGTGAGCGCGGCAGGCGTGGTCACAACGGCCCGCGGGTACGCCCTGGGGGACTTGGCCGTGCGCAACGTGAACAACGGGGCCAACCTGGCCGCGAACCTGCGCTACGTGGAGGAGAACCCCTTTGGCGCGGGCGCGCCGGTGCAGGTAGGCGTGGACATCTATGTGGCCGGCGACTGGGGCGACCCGCACTGGAACGTCTACTATGAAGGCGGCTGGAGCGTGCGCGGCGTGAAGGCCAGCTCCTTTCGCCAGAACATCCTCGTGGTGGCTGGTCTGTCGGGGCTGTGCCTGGGCGGCGTCTACTCGGGCTCGCCGTTCACCAACGGCACGTCCATCACCTCCGCGCCTGCACGCATCAAGTGCCGGAGGGCCTTCTGA
- a CDS encoding DUF6682 family protein, translated as MSVITLAGSQTRSSSLASDIIRRVRQKLNESSAHFWSDEELLQWINEGCLDIAAKTLCVGASEEIMLAADTLEYALTSPHLTAIAAVYDNRKGLMRGDPRQVGHVRDVGEPVHWYPWDGFVGVYPVPAGGSPAIGRRVRIYLVDMPAQLAAADPIPTPAIFDGPLVNYVCAEAWFKDDKAGKGSYRLSLYEGVIAQFRADFGDRGRDRPADLGSK; from the coding sequence ATGAGCGTCATCACCCTTGCCGGCTCGCAGACCAGGAGCAGCAGCCTGGCCTCGGACATCATCCGGCGCGTGCGCCAGAAGCTCAACGAATCCTCGGCCCACTTCTGGAGCGACGAGGAGCTGTTGCAGTGGATCAACGAGGGCTGCCTGGACATAGCGGCCAAGACGCTGTGCGTGGGCGCAAGCGAAGAGATCATGCTGGCGGCCGACACGCTTGAGTACGCGCTGACAAGCCCGCACCTGACGGCCATCGCTGCGGTCTACGACAACCGCAAGGGCCTCATGCGCGGCGACCCGCGCCAGGTGGGCCATGTGCGCGACGTAGGCGAGCCCGTGCACTGGTATCCCTGGGACGGCTTTGTCGGGGTCTATCCGGTCCCGGCAGGGGGCTCTCCCGCCATCGGCAGGCGGGTGCGGATCTACCTGGTGGACATGCCGGCCCAGCTCGCGGCTGCGGACCCTATCCCCACCCCGGCCATCTTCGACGGCCCGCTGGTCAACTACGTGTGCGCCGAGGCCTGGTTCAAGGACGACAAGGCCGGCAAGGGCAGCTACCGCCTGAGCCTGTATGAGGGCGTGATCGCTCAGTTCCGGGCCGACTTCGGGGACAGGGGCAGGGACAGGCCGGCCGACCTGGGGAGCAAATAG
- the hsdR gene encoding EcoAI/FtnUII family type I restriction enzme subunit R, with translation MNKKKLSERDICTKFITPALEQAGWDIAAQIREEFPLTKGRVIVRGKLHTRAKHKRADYVLFYKPNIPIAIIEAKDNNHSVGDGMQQGLDYAELLQVPFVFSSNGDGFLFHNKIATDGIIERELHLHEFPCPETLWQGWARQRGLNEEQNSLVTQDYFSDGSDKMPRYYQLLAINKTIEAIARGQNRILLVMATGTGKTFTAFQVIWRLWKAKAKKRILFLADRNILVDQTMTNDFKPFASAMTKIQKRQANKSYEIYLSLYQAVTGTEEERNIYKQFSPNFFDLIIIDECHRGSAAADSAWREILEYFSSATQIGLTATPKETKEISNIDYFGEPLYTYSLKQGIDDGFLAPYKVVRIDLDKDLTGWRPDTGMLDKHGNEIEDRIYNQKDFDRTLVLEKRTRLVAKKVSEFLRQTNRFDKTIVFCENIDHAERMRQQLVNENSDLAAQNSKYVMRITGDNDEGKAELDNFIFPESKYPVIATTSKLMTTGVDAQTCKLIVLDQRIQSMTEFKQIIGRGTRINEDYEKFYFTIIDFKKATELFADPDFDGDPVQVYTPEHPDDSPVPPDMREDCAPAEGSSYPEAGGDGGQTIMAEPGPDEEYAGVRRYVVANVEVKVASERVQYFDADGKLITESLKDYTRKTLAKEFTSLDDFLRRWSSAEKKQAIIEELANEGIFFDALADEIGRDCDPFDLICHIAWDMPPLTRKERAEQVKKNNYFTRYGEQARRVLEALLDKYADEGVEHIEETQILTISPFNALGTPMEIIRAFGGLGQYQQAVRDLEQALYSAS, from the coding sequence GTGAATAAAAAAAAGCTATCCGAACGCGACATCTGCACCAAATTCATCACTCCGGCCCTGGAGCAGGCCGGATGGGATATTGCGGCTCAGATACGAGAAGAGTTCCCTCTGACCAAAGGTAGAGTCATTGTTCGTGGCAAGCTTCATACTCGCGCCAAGCACAAGCGCGCAGACTATGTCCTGTTCTATAAGCCGAATATCCCGATCGCCATCATTGAAGCAAAGGATAACAACCATTCTGTAGGCGACGGCATGCAGCAAGGTCTTGATTATGCTGAACTGCTTCAGGTTCCGTTCGTATTCAGCTCCAATGGTGATGGTTTTCTATTTCATAACAAGATCGCAACGGATGGGATAATCGAACGAGAGCTCCACCTGCATGAATTCCCTTGCCCAGAGACTCTTTGGCAAGGGTGGGCAAGGCAACGTGGGCTGAACGAAGAACAGAATAGTCTGGTCACTCAGGATTACTTCAGCGACGGCAGCGATAAGATGCCGCGCTATTATCAGCTACTGGCCATCAACAAGACTATTGAGGCCATCGCGCGTGGCCAGAATCGCATCCTACTGGTCATGGCCACCGGGACGGGCAAGACCTTCACCGCCTTTCAAGTCATCTGGAGGCTCTGGAAGGCCAAGGCAAAGAAAAGAATTCTGTTTTTAGCCGATCGCAACATCCTGGTCGACCAGACCATGACCAATGATTTCAAGCCGTTTGCTTCGGCGATGACCAAGATCCAGAAGCGGCAGGCCAACAAATCCTATGAAATCTACTTATCGCTTTACCAGGCTGTCACGGGCACCGAAGAAGAAAGGAACATCTACAAACAATTCAGTCCCAACTTTTTCGATCTGATCATTATTGATGAATGCCACCGAGGCAGTGCTGCCGCCGATTCAGCTTGGCGTGAAATCCTCGAATACTTTTCCTCGGCCACCCAGATTGGCCTGACCGCCACGCCGAAAGAGACCAAGGAAATTTCCAATATCGATTACTTTGGCGAGCCCCTCTACACCTATTCGCTCAAACAAGGGATCGATGACGGCTTCCTTGCCCCATACAAAGTGGTACGCATTGATCTGGATAAGGACCTGACCGGTTGGCGTCCTGACACAGGTATGCTGGATAAGCACGGTAACGAAATCGAAGATCGCATTTACAACCAGAAGGATTTTGACAGAACCCTAGTTTTGGAAAAGCGCACCCGGCTCGTGGCCAAAAAAGTCAGCGAGTTCCTTAGACAAACCAACCGCTTCGATAAGACCATCGTCTTCTGCGAAAACATCGACCACGCTGAGCGCATGCGCCAACAGCTGGTCAACGAGAATAGCGATCTGGCAGCCCAGAATAGCAAGTACGTCATGCGTATTACCGGTGACAACGATGAGGGCAAGGCCGAGCTTGATAACTTCATCTTCCCCGAAAGTAAGTACCCGGTCATTGCTACCACCTCCAAGCTGATGACTACGGGCGTCGATGCCCAAACTTGCAAACTGATCGTGCTGGACCAGCGCATCCAGTCAATGACCGAATTCAAGCAGATCATTGGACGCGGCACCCGTATCAACGAGGATTACGAGAAATTCTACTTCACCATCATCGATTTCAAAAAGGCTACCGAACTCTTTGCGGACCCTGATTTCGACGGCGATCCGGTGCAGGTCTACACGCCCGAACACCCCGACGATTCACCCGTACCACCGGATATGCGTGAAGACTGCGCCCCCGCAGAAGGCTCCAGTTATCCCGAAGCGGGAGGAGACGGCGGTCAGACGATCATGGCCGAACCTGGTCCTGATGAAGAGTATGCGGGGGTACGGCGCTACGTTGTCGCCAACGTCGAAGTTAAAGTGGCCTCAGAGCGAGTCCAGTATTTCGACGCCGACGGCAAGCTGATCACTGAATCCCTAAAGGATTATACCCGCAAGACGCTGGCCAAGGAATTCACCTCGCTGGATGACTTTCTTCGTCGATGGAGCAGCGCTGAAAAGAAGCAGGCCATCATCGAAGAGCTGGCCAATGAAGGAATCTTCTTCGATGCCTTGGCCGACGAGATCGGCCGCGACTGCGATCCTTTCGATTTGATCTGTCACATCGCCTGGGATATGCCGCCTCTCACCCGCAAAGAGCGAGCCGAACAGGTCAAGAAGAACAACTACTTCACCCGTTATGGTGAACAGGCCCGCCGCGTGCTGGAAGCCCTGCTGGATAAGTATGCTGACGAAGGGGTCGAGCACATCGAAGAAACGCAGATCCTGACCATCTCGCCATTCAATGCATTAGGCACGCCCATGGAAATCATCCGTGCCTTTGGCGGTCTGGGTCAGTATCAGCAGGCCGTGCGCGATCTGGAACAAGCGCTCTACAGCGCATCGTAA
- a CDS encoding type I restriction-modification system subunit M yields the protein MSITTLIKSIQDIMRKDVGVDGDAQRISQMVWLLFLKIFDDKEQEWQLTMRGYKSPLQSRFRWSNWAKNPEGITGEELIDFVNNDLFPALKKLATAAGISPQGKVVGAVFEDAYNYMKSGTLLRQVINIIEEDVDFNSSSDRHLFNDIYEKILADLQSAGNAGEYFTPRAVTQFMVDMLNPQLGESILDPACGTGGFLTCAIEHLKKQVKNPDDLRTLQACIHGVEKKSLPHMLAVTNMMLHDIDVPTNIRHDNTLSRPLKDYGPRDRVDIIITNPPFGGMEEDGIENNFPRKYQTRETADLFMALIMHLLKHNTGRAAVVLPDGFLFGEGTKTNIKRELLEEFNLHTIVRLPKGVFSPYTGIATNILFIEKGEPTKDVWFFEHPYPDGYKSYSRRNPLTIGEFDLEKSWWGGAERKGRKTTEHAWKGSAKELAERNYNLDCKNPHEVEVNHRDPEELMTEYQQIVQQLEAAQQALKAELMACLGGKK from the coding sequence ATGTCCATAACAACTTTGATCAAATCCATTCAGGACATCATGCGCAAGGATGTCGGCGTCGATGGCGACGCTCAGCGTATCAGTCAAATGGTCTGGCTGCTGTTTTTGAAGATATTCGACGACAAAGAGCAGGAATGGCAGCTCACCATGCGGGGGTATAAATCTCCACTGCAGAGCCGTTTCCGCTGGTCCAACTGGGCCAAGAATCCAGAGGGCATCACTGGCGAGGAACTGATTGACTTCGTCAACAACGACCTGTTCCCAGCCCTGAAGAAACTCGCCACCGCTGCCGGCATTTCTCCCCAAGGCAAGGTGGTCGGGGCTGTATTTGAAGATGCCTATAACTACATGAAGTCCGGAACCCTGCTGCGTCAGGTAATCAATATCATTGAAGAGGATGTGGACTTTAACTCCTCCTCGGACCGCCACCTATTCAACGATATTTACGAGAAGATTCTCGCCGATCTGCAATCCGCTGGAAACGCAGGCGAATACTTCACCCCTCGGGCCGTTACTCAGTTCATGGTGGATATGCTGAATCCTCAGCTGGGTGAATCCATCCTCGACCCTGCCTGCGGTACTGGCGGCTTTCTCACCTGCGCTATCGAACATTTGAAGAAGCAGGTCAAAAATCCTGACGATCTGAGGACCCTGCAAGCCTGCATCCATGGTGTGGAAAAAAAATCCCTGCCGCATATGTTGGCAGTCACCAATATGATGCTGCACGATATTGATGTCCCTACCAACATACGACACGATAATACCCTTAGCCGTCCCCTCAAGGATTACGGCCCAAGAGACCGCGTGGACATCATCATCACCAATCCTCCATTCGGCGGCATGGAAGAAGACGGTATCGAAAACAACTTCCCGCGCAAATACCAGACCCGTGAGACCGCCGACCTGTTCATGGCGCTGATCATGCATCTTTTGAAGCACAATACTGGCCGCGCTGCCGTGGTGCTGCCTGACGGATTTCTGTTTGGCGAAGGCACCAAAACCAATATCAAACGTGAGTTGCTGGAAGAATTCAATCTGCACACCATCGTGCGCCTGCCCAAGGGAGTCTTCAGCCCCTATACCGGCATTGCCACTAACATTCTGTTCATCGAGAAGGGAGAGCCGACAAAGGACGTCTGGTTCTTCGAACATCCCTATCCTGATGGCTATAAGTCCTACTCACGCCGTAACCCGCTGACCATTGGCGAATTTGATCTGGAAAAAAGCTGGTGGGGCGGCGCTGAACGCAAAGGTCGTAAGACCACAGAACACGCCTGGAAAGGCTCGGCCAAAGAACTGGCCGAGCGCAATTACAATCTCGACTGCAAGAACCCGCACGAAGTGGAGGTCAACCACCGCGACCCGGAAGAGCTAATGACCGAGTACCAGCAGATCGTCCAACAACTAGAAGCTGCTCAGCAGGCGCTCAAGGCTGAACTGATGGCCTGCCTGGGAGGCAAGAAATGA
- a CDS encoding restriction endonuclease subunit S translates to MTEATRNLLEQHFDTAFAAPDGIAKLRELILKLAIQGKLVEQNPNDPLASELLKEIEAEKQRLVKTGKIKKATLLPPIKPEELPYELPQGWEWVRMGNAISYMDAGWSPKCENEPAKDSEWGVLKTTAVQTLQFWPHENKALPAKLAPRPDAQVEEDDILITRAGPKNRVGICCVAKSVRPQLMLSDKIIRLKIHRNLILPVYCALALNTGYGADQIERMKSGMADSQMNISQDKVKQVTIALPPLPEQHRIIARIDQLMARCDEVEKLRQNREEKRLAVHATAIKQLLDAPDGSTWGFIQQHFGELYTVKENVAELRKAILQLAVMGRLVPQDPNDPPASELLKEIEVEKQRLVKAGKIKQPKPLPPIKAEEVPYQLPQGWEWVRLGEAMLKITDGTHHSPPNKETGEFLYISAKNIKDDGVLLSNATYVTKEIHEEIFSRCNPEYGNILYIKDGATTGVVTINNLKDPFSMLSSVALLKQPQQVDNRYLLFTLRSPYFYKEMRAEMMGVAITRVTLKKLQDAIVPLPPLPEQHRIVAKIDQLMALCDSLDQQIDAATSKQTELLNAVMAQV, encoded by the coding sequence ATGACCGAGGCTACCCGCAACCTGCTGGAACAGCACTTCGACACCGCCTTTGCCGCTCCCGACGGCATCGCCAAGCTGCGCGAGCTGATATTGAAGCTCGCCATCCAGGGCAAGCTGGTGGAGCAGAACCCCAACGATCCACTAGCCAGCGAACTGCTGAAAGAGATCGAAGCGGAAAAACAGCGGCTGGTGAAGACAGGCAAAATCAAGAAAGCCACGCTACTGCCGCCCATAAAGCCGGAGGAATTACCCTATGAGCTGCCGCAGGGGTGGGAGTGGGTACGTATGGGGAACGCGATTTCATATATGGATGCTGGCTGGAGCCCAAAATGTGAAAACGAACCAGCAAAAGACAGTGAATGGGGTGTACTTAAAACGACAGCTGTGCAGACCTTACAGTTTTGGCCTCATGAAAATAAGGCCCTTCCCGCCAAGTTAGCCCCTCGCCCTGATGCTCAAGTTGAAGAAGACGACATATTGATTACTCGTGCCGGTCCCAAGAATCGAGTTGGAATCTGCTGCGTAGCGAAATCTGTCCGCCCACAGCTAATGCTTTCCGATAAAATTATACGACTTAAAATCCATAGAAATCTGATTCTCCCAGTTTATTGCGCCCTTGCTTTGAACACAGGATACGGAGCTGATCAAATTGAGAGAATGAAGTCGGGCATGGCAGATAGCCAAATGAACATCTCTCAAGACAAAGTGAAGCAAGTAACGATTGCCCTCCCCCCTCTCCCCGAGCAACACCGCATTATCGCCAGGATCGATCAGTTGATGGCACGTTGCGACGAGGTGGAAAAGCTGCGCCAAAATAGGGAAGAGAAGAGGTTGGCCGTCCATGCCACTGCAATCAAGCAACTGCTCGACGCACCGGACGGCTCGACCTGGGGCTTTATCCAACAGCATTTCGGCGAACTCTATACCGTCAAGGAGAACGTCGCCGAATTGCGCAAGGCCATTCTCCAACTCGCCGTCATGGGCCGCCTCGTCCCTCAGGACCCCAACGATCCGCCAGCCAGCGAACTGCTCAAAGAGATCGAAGTTGAAAAACAGCGGCTGGTGAAGGCAGGCAAGATCAAACAGCCCAAGCCCCTGCCGCCGATTAAGGCAGAGGAAGTGCCCTACCAACTGCCGCAGGGCTGGGAGTGGGTGAGGCTGGGTGAAGCGATGTTAAAAATTACTGACGGAACTCATCATTCACCGCCAAATAAAGAAACAGGTGAATTCTTATATATTTCTGCAAAGAACATCAAAGACGATGGCGTGCTTCTTAGCAATGCGACGTATGTAACGAAAGAAATACATGAGGAAATATTTTCAAGATGCAATCCTGAATACGGGAATATTTTGTACATTAAAGATGGCGCGACCACGGGGGTTGTCACTATCAACAACCTGAAAGATCCGTTTTCTATGCTTTCCAGTGTTGCGCTGCTGAAGCAACCTCAGCAGGTGGACAATCGTTATCTCTTATTCACTCTAAGGTCACCATACTTCTATAAAGAAATGCGTGCTGAAATGATGGGGGTTGCCATCACCCGTGTTACCTTGAAAAAACTACAAGATGCGATTGTTCCTCTCCCTCCACTCCCCGAACAACACCGCATCGTCGCGAAGATCGACCAGTTGATGGCCCTGTGCGACTCGCTGGACCAGCAGATCGACGCTGCCACTAGTAAACAGACCGAACTGCTCAATGCCGTAATGGCACAGGTATAG
- a CDS encoding AAA family ATPase, translated as MRLKSLYISQYKNLTDFTLNFDSNSFIDVFVGKNGTGKSNLFEAIIKIFQHLYEFDNGKTTIDFNYTLSYTINDIETSLEWTNGGLTINGNERKTIGNTPLPDNVLIYYSGHNDTITELVKRYEEEFRKRIKDAEFSESRPFIGISREYKDMLLSFFLMQPGTNIARECLCKKLGIENVSSNVIMVLQRPIFAKKNRKIEDFDPTTHFWGAAGITRHFLDKLVNCVKGEFNHSTLYDKAKGFYQIPINLELFRKQFAKDNLIDVFRQFDNLKTLGMLTLISVPVRLTNGLDASIVHFSDGQFQSVYIYSIIELFKNSNCITLLDEPDAFLHPEWQFEFLTQIFSITEAAAKSNHVLMTSHSAATLCCFETLHLNLFQIENSKVCCSKRSKKEVINELSNSFIQYAEDESKLLIDNVIRSSQKPILFVEGLSDVFILNTAYMKLFPREDIPILVQDAFSRGFLKSLFGRRDIFDTYPHKHFFALFDFDDAYDDWRGLGGEYITTEIEMGLCKKLTDKNAHTLLLPIPNNQLRAQVWDEANPIEKIKPKPYFCIEHIFWSVSKLHQWFYVDTKTGLVKFKGDKHKVKFAKDVVPTLDANSFEPFRPMFNLILEKSGLMTQHITSPTK; from the coding sequence ATGCGTCTGAAATCATTATACATCAGCCAGTATAAAAACCTGACGGATTTCACTCTAAATTTTGACAGCAACAGCTTCATTGATGTCTTTGTTGGAAAAAATGGAACCGGTAAATCTAACCTATTTGAAGCTATTATCAAAATTTTTCAGCATCTATATGAATTTGATAACGGTAAAACAACCATCGATTTCAATTATACTCTTAGCTACACAATCAACGACATAGAGACTAGTTTAGAATGGACTAATGGCGGATTAACAATCAATGGCAACGAACGTAAAACTATCGGCAACACGCCACTACCAGACAACGTCTTAATCTACTACTCTGGGCATAATGATACAATAACAGAATTAGTGAAAAGATATGAAGAAGAATTCAGAAAGCGAATAAAAGATGCTGAATTCAGCGAAAGCCGCCCTTTCATCGGAATTAGTCGAGAATATAAAGATATGCTTTTATCTTTTTTTCTGATGCAACCAGGAACAAATATAGCAAGAGAGTGCCTTTGCAAAAAACTGGGCATTGAGAATGTATCGTCTAATGTTATTATGGTACTTCAGCGGCCAATTTTTGCAAAAAAGAACCGCAAAATCGAAGACTTCGATCCTACAACGCATTTCTGGGGCGCCGCAGGCATTACTCGCCACTTTTTGGACAAATTAGTCAATTGCGTTAAAGGTGAGTTTAATCATAGTACTTTATACGACAAAGCAAAAGGATTCTATCAAATACCAATAAACCTTGAGCTCTTTCGAAAACAATTTGCCAAGGATAATCTAATAGATGTTTTTCGCCAGTTCGACAATTTGAAAACCTTAGGCATGCTGACACTGATTTCAGTACCAGTCCGACTAACCAATGGTCTAGATGCATCTATAGTTCACTTTAGTGATGGACAATTTCAATCCGTTTACATCTATTCAATTATCGAATTATTTAAGAACAGTAATTGCATTACACTGCTAGATGAACCAGATGCATTTTTGCATCCTGAATGGCAGTTTGAGTTCCTAACACAGATATTTAGCATTACGGAGGCAGCCGCTAAAAGCAACCACGTGCTGATGACTAGCCACAGCGCTGCGACTCTTTGCTGTTTTGAGACACTTCACCTTAATCTTTTTCAAATTGAAAACTCCAAAGTATGTTGTTCCAAACGCTCAAAGAAGGAAGTTATCAATGAGCTTTCAAATAGCTTTATTCAGTACGCAGAGGACGAAAGTAAATTACTCATCGATAACGTGATCAGATCTTCTCAAAAACCAATATTATTTGTTGAGGGACTATCTGATGTTTTTATTCTAAACACAGCCTACATGAAGCTCTTTCCTAGAGAAGATATACCGATACTGGTTCAAGATGCTTTTAGCCGAGGCTTCCTTAAATCACTATTTGGCCGTAGAGATATTTTTGATACATATCCTCATAAACATTTCTTTGCGCTTTTTGATTTTGACGATGCTTATGACGACTGGAGAGGACTAGGAGGGGAATATATAACAACAGAAATTGAAATGGGACTTTGCAAAAAACTCACGGATAAGAATGCTCATACGCTTCTTCTGCCAATTCCAAACAATCAATTACGAGCTCAGGTCTGGGATGAAGCTAACCCAATTGAAAAGATAAAACCTAAGCCTTACTTTTGTATAGAGCACATTTTTTGGAGCGTTAGTAAACTACATCAATGGTTTTATGTTGATACTAAAACAGGTCTTGTGAAATTCAAAGGAGATAAGCACAAAGTAAAGTTTGCCAAAGATGTTGTACCAACGCTTGACGCAAATTCTTTTGAGCCATTTCGCCCAATGTTCAATCTTATCTTGGAAAAGTCAGGATTAATGACTCAACACATCACCAGCCCGACAAAATAA
- a CDS encoding restriction endonuclease, protein MVTFGDIAQNVAVRVDPADAKTDVYVGLEHLDPSSLHLRQWGHPSDVTGQKLAFKKGDVFFGRRRAYQRKLAVAEFVGALQGKHARKGVFITTGTFAQGAVEYAAGIDSKVVLIDGKRLAELMIEFDVGVSTRATYQVKRIDSDYFNEE, encoded by the coding sequence ATGGTCACGTTCGGCGACATCGCGCAGAACGTTGCTGTGCGGGTGGACCCCGCCGATGCCAAAACCGACGTCTATGTCGGGTTGGAGCATCTCGATCCAAGCTCGCTGCACCTGCGCCAGTGGGGTCACCCCTCCGATGTCACCGGGCAAAAATTGGCCTTCAAAAAGGGCGATGTGTTCTTCGGCCGCCGCCGTGCGTATCAGCGCAAGCTCGCCGTGGCGGAGTTCGTCGGCGCCCTGCAAGGCAAGCATGCCCGCAAGGGCGTGTTCATCACCACAGGCACGTTTGCCCAAGGTGCTGTAGAGTATGCCGCCGGCATTGATTCCAAGGTGGTGCTCATCGACGGCAAGCGCCTTGCGGAGCTGATGATCGAGTTCGATGTGGGCGTGTCGACACGGGCCACGTATCAGGTGAAGCGGATTGATAGTGATTACTTTAATGAGGAATAG